The sequence GCGTCACCCCCGTAGGTTGGCCACTCTTGGCCGACACGCACTATGTAGGTCCGGTTCCACCGGACACGGCGGTTCGTTCCCGACACGGCTGCAACGCATGCTTTAGACTGATGGCCATTCGGTGATTCATCGCCGATCTCTCACCCGCCATCAACGCTCCCCACGTGCCCATCTTTCTTCGGTCTCCTCATGTGCAACCGTCGTGACTTCCTCGCCCGTTCTTTGGCCGCCACATCGCTCGCCACCATTGCGACGCCATCGTTGATCGCTCAAGACGACACCGGCGACGCGCCGCGTTTTCCCATTTGCGTGTTCACCAAACCGCTCAACTCCATGAGCTTTGACAACATGGCATTGAAACTGGCGGAGGCTGGCTTTGATGGCGTCGAGGCAACCGTTCGCAAAGGTGGCAACGTGCTGCCCGAAAACGCTGCGGAGAAGCTGCCGGACATGCACCGTTCGATGCAAGCTCACAACATGGAAATCACGTTGATCACAACGGACATTGCCAGTCTGGACGATCCGCACTGTGAGACGATTCTGAAGACCGCTGCGGATCTGGGCATCCAACGATTCCGCATGCGATATGGAAAATACAATCGCAACCAACCGATCCCGTTGCAACTCGACCGTTGGAAACGTCAGTTCGCAAAACTGGCCGAGTTCTGCGAAAAGGTGGGCATTCAAGCCCTGTATCAAAACCATGCCGGCGAGCAATACATGGGGGCCGCGATTTGGGATCTCGATCGGGTCCTAGGAGACATCTCACCGGATCACATCGGTGTCGTGTATGACATTCGGCACGCCCAAGTCGAAGGCGGGATGAGCTGGCCGGTGACCTGGAAAATGATCCAGCCCCGCGTCCGCATGCTGTACGTCAAAGACTACCGTTGGGACGGAAATCGGGTGGAGAACGTTCCGCTCGGCGAAGGCTTGGTGAACCCAAAGTTCTTCGAGATGGTCCGCACCAGCGACCTTCGTTGCCCTGTGTCGCTGCACGAAGAATACCTGGACCATCGGGATCCCGATTTGGTTCCTCAGCATTTGCATGCCATGCAGCGTGATCTGAAAGTTTTGCAAAATCATCTCCGCGGGTGAACTGGCCGCCGGCGATGTCCCACATCGC is a genomic window of Rhodopirellula halodulae containing:
- a CDS encoding sugar phosphate isomerase/epimerase family protein, with the protein product MCNRRDFLARSLAATSLATIATPSLIAQDDTGDAPRFPICVFTKPLNSMSFDNMALKLAEAGFDGVEATVRKGGNVLPENAAEKLPDMHRSMQAHNMEITLITTDIASLDDPHCETILKTAADLGIQRFRMRYGKYNRNQPIPLQLDRWKRQFAKLAEFCEKVGIQALYQNHAGEQYMGAAIWDLDRVLGDISPDHIGVVYDIRHAQVEGGMSWPVTWKMIQPRVRMLYVKDYRWDGNRVENVPLGEGLVNPKFFEMVRTSDLRCPVSLHEEYLDHRDPDLVPQHLHAMQRDLKVLQNHLRG